TGTCACGAGAATCATCAAGTCGTCGTCCTTTGTACCCTCGAGCATGGGGGCAAGGTCCTGATTACTGGTTGTGAGATCGCCTACGCCGCCTACCCTTATGCGTGAGCCGCCCCGCTCAACCCAGACGGCCCGGTTGTCCAGCAGGGTTATGCCCGACTCATACATGCACCTTTCGGACAACTCGCCATCGGTCCACCTGTCGTGGTTTCCGAGCACCCCCATAACGCCGAGCGGCGCGCGGAATGCCGCGGCCTCTCTAAAAAATGATGGAATCCTGTTGGGGTCGCGGTCGACATAGTCACCTCCGAGAAGAATCAAATCGGGGTTAAGATTGTTTGTCATTTCAACAAGACGCCGCAGCTTCTCGGTGGAGAAGCATTTGCCGTGGTGAATGTCGGAAAGGAACACTATCTTTACATTTTCAAACTCCGGCGGCACATCCTTGGAATAGAAATTGTATCTCTTCAGCTTTATTTTTTCTACCCTATTCAATGAGATGACCTCGCACAGTGCATATTCCAAAATCATCCTTATAATTTCCAATATATAAGGAAATATTACATATGTCAAATCGAAAACATTAGTGGGCATGGAATATGCGCTTGTATTTCCTGTACCGGATAGTCTTGCTGGCAAACCAGGGAATAACGGCGAGGGACGGCAGGACAAGGGCGGTGAGCACCGATAAAATGTAATTTCTGGTGAAATAATAGACAATGAGCGAGAGCAAGGTGTTAATCGTGTCAGTTATCATCGACGCGATAAAAGCCGCGGCTTGAACCGATACACCGCCCGTAATCCTTGTCATCACCATGCCTACCCAGCCCCAGTTGTCCACCATGGGTTCAATCCACCAAAGCTTTCGGCTTATGCGGCGCTGAAGCCAGATAAGCGGGGCGCGCATACTGCCTTTCAGCTTCTTACCTACCCTTGAGCGGAGATACATGCGGGTGCCCTTTACCGTAATCATGGAGATAACGGTTGGGATTATTCCCTTGAGATTAAAATTGCTGAATACATTTTCCGCAAGAAAGCCTGAGAGGACAGGGTTGACAATGCCGAGCAGGCTCGCTAAAAACGTCATAATGCAGCATTTGGCGTAAGTGTCAGATGATATGACCTTTTCGCTTTCTGGTACATCATTGCTGTAATGATATCTCAATATGCAAAACCCCTTGCGGGAAAGTTGTAATTACACAAATTATCTCACTCCAGTATGAAAATTCGGACGTGATAATATGAAAATAAAACGCAGTTTTTTAATAGGCGGCATATTGGCGCTGGAACTTGCCCTTTTGCTTCTTGCCATTTGGGGATTAAATCAAAGGGCGGCCTATCTTTACGGCGCGATGGAAATAATAAGCTTAATCGTTGTCGTTTTGCTTATATACAGCCGTGACAACCCGTCCTATAAAATCAGTTGGGCTATTGTGATTTTAGTTTTCCCTCTGTTCGGCGTTTTTATATATTTAATCGCGGGTACGCATTATCTTTCTCCCGGCCTGCGCAGGATGATAAAAAGGGCAAAGAGTTTTGGCCTTAAGTTGCGGCGGCAGGATCCAGAGGTCATGCAGGCGTTGAGCAATGAAGGCGGCGGTTATGTCAAGCAGGCGCGTTTTCTGCTCACCATGTCCGACAAGCCGGTATACAAAGGCACAAAGGCGGAGATTCTTCTGCCCGGTGAAAAAATGCACGCGAAAATGGTCGAGGAACTAAAGCGGGCGCGTAAATTTATTTTTATGGAATTCTTCATAATAGCCAAAAGTGAAATGCTCGATGACATCACTGAAATTTTAAAACAAAAGGCCCGGGAGGGCGTGGAGGTAAGGCTGATATATGACGACGCCGGCAGCATGGACGGCATGCCCCGCGGCTTTAAGAAGATGTGCAAGGAATACGGCATTAAAACCGCGGCCTTCAATCCGTTCGTCCCGGTGCTGAATAAGTTTCTCGAATACCGGGACCACCGCAAGATCGTTGTGATAGACGGAGATGTGGGGTTTACCGGCGGTATCAACATCGCCGACGAGTATATTAATAGGATAGAGCTGCACGGCCACTGGTATGACGGCGGCATTTGCCTTTACGGCAGCGCTGTGCGGAATTTTACTATAATGTTTCTTGAGATGTGGCTGATGATAACCGGAGATGACCTCGGCTATGAGAAATACCTTGTCTCAACGCCGAGGGAAGACGACGGGTATGTTCAGCCTTTCAACGACAGCCCCTTTTCCGGGAATGTCTCGGAGGGCGCCTATATGAACATCATAAGCGGCGCGAACCGCTATGTTTATATCGCGACGCCATACCTTGTGATTGACCACGAGATGACTATCACGCTGTGCAATATGGCACGCGCGGGAGTAGATGTTAGAATCGTCACCCCTCATATACCGGACAAATGGTATGTTTACGCCGCAACGAGGGGGTATTACCAGCAATTGATGGACTGCGGGGTAAACATATATGAATACGCCCCCGGCTTTATCCACGCGAAAATGATACTTTCCGACGACGATGTAGGCATAATCGGCTCGGTAAACATGGACTACCGCAGCTTTTACCTACAGTTTGAGGACGCGGTGTGGCTTTGCAAGAACAACGCCCTTAAACAGATGAAAAAGGAGTTCGAGCGGATATTTGAGGTTTCGATAAAAATAGACCCCGAAGAGTGGAAGAAGCGTGGGGTAATCGCGAAGCTATGCGAGGTGCTGATGAGGCTGTTCGCCCCGCTGATGTAAACAGCGGCCGTTAATTTTCTTCAAATAATGAAAAGATGCCGGAGTTTTCCGGCATTTAATTTATTGGGCGAAAATTTTATAAATTGTCATAGTGTGTCGCGCGTTGTATTTTGGCTTTATATATGGTAAACTTAAGTTAAAATAGAGAAATATCGGCTTACATTAAGGCATGATTAGTTGTGGAGGTATTAAAGTTGCGCGAATCTTACGAAAGCCCATTTAGCAAACGCTATGCAAGCAAAGAAATGCAAAAGTTGTTCTCCCCGGATTTCAAATTCAAAACATGGCGCAGGCTGTGGATTGCTCTTGCAAAGGCTGAAAAAGCGCTGGGGCTCGATATAACAGATGAGCAGATAGCTGAACTTGAGGCCCATGCTGATGATATAAACTATGAAGTCGCGGAAGCAAGGGAAAAAGAGGTCCGTCATGACGTTATGTCCCATGTTTATGCCTACGGCGTTCAGTGCCCGAAGGCAAAACCGATAATCCATCTGGGTGCGACCTCATGCTATGTCGGCGACAATACAGATATCATTATAATGCGTGAAGCGCTGAAACTGCTTCGCGGAAAAATAATCAATGTAATCTCAAGGCTGTCCAAATTTGCTATGAAGTATAAGGACATGCCCGCGCTCGCCTATACACATCTTCAGCCGGCTCAGCTTACGACTGTCGGCAAACGGGCGACGCTTTGGATAAATGACCTTGTAATGGACCTTGAGGACCTTGATTACCGTTTGGAGAATCTGGCTATGCTCGGCTCGAAGGGCACAACAGGCACACAGGCTTCCTTTATGGAGCTTTTCGACGGCGACAGTGAAAAGGTTAAAAAGCTCGAAAAACTGATAGCCGAGGAAATGGGCTTTAACAAGGTCGTGCCGGTTTCAGGCCAGACCTATTCGCGCAAGATAGACTCCCAGATCGTCAATGTCTTGTCCGGCATTGCCCAGAGTGCCAGCAAGTTCTCATATGATATGCGCTTGCTGCAGAACTTCAAGGAGATGGAGGAGCCATTTGAGAAGCACCAAATAGGTTCTTCCGCCATGCCGTATAAGCGCAATCCGATGCGCTGCGAGAGGATTACGGCGCTTGCGCGTTACCTTATGACCGACGCGCTGAATCCGGCGTATACTGCGGCGACACAGTGGTTTGAGCGCACGCTGGACGATTCAGCGAACAAGAGAATTGCCGTCGCTGAGGCGTTCCTTGCGGCCGACGGCATACTCAACATATATATGAATGTTGCCGACGATATCGTCGTTTATCCGAAGGTAATCAGGCAGCGCGTCATGCGCGAGCTGCCGTTTATGGCGACCGAGAACATCATGATGAGTGCAGTCAAGAAGGGCGGCGACAGGCAGGAGCTGCATGAGCGGATACGCCAGCATTCCCTCGCCGCGTCAAAGCGCGTCAAAGAGGAAGGGCTTGAAAACGACCTTCTGGAAAGAATTTGTGCTGACAAAGCCTTCGGGCTTGACCGCAGCGAGATTGACAGCCTTTTGGAACCAGAGAAATATACTGGGCGCGCTCCGCAGCAGGTTGTTGAATTCATCACCGAAAGGGTACAGCCCATACTTGACGCAAACAAGGATGTTTTGGGTGAAACTACCGAATTATCCGTGTAATAATTTGATAATTTGTATAAGCTATTGCGTTGACCGCTCAAATATCATTGACTTTTGATACATTCACCCATATAATATACTTATCATCTTAGAATTATGTATATTTTATAAGCGGTCAAAGCCTACTCATGAAATTGTTAAAGCGCGTTATGATGCCGTGTTCTGTCGGCCGTCATCCGCTTTGGCGGATGACGGTCATTAGAATGTCTTAGCATAGGCAAATTCCGCGCTTCGATTTAATAAGTCAATGGAAGGTGAAAATGCGTGTTAAAGCGTGTGGGAAAGCCCGTAATTTTCATCCTCGTACTGGTAATTCTCGCTTTGACGTATGTTTCATTCTTCGGGATTAGCTATAAATCCGGAGATATACGTCATACTATTATCAAAGGTGCGCAGGATATAAGATTCGGGATCGACATCAAGGGAGGCGTTGACGTAACATTTACGCCACCGGCTGGGACAAAGGTTACAAGGTCCGATATGGAAGCTGCTGTACAGCGCCTTAATCAGAGGCTTGATGCCCTTAAGATTCAAGATAGGGACGTTTACCCTGATTATACCAACAACAGAATAATTGTACGTTATCCGTGGCAGTCCGGTATTACACAGCAGGATCCGGAAGAAGCCATCAAAGAGCTCGGTGCTATGTCTGAACTCACATTCAAAGGTCCGGACGGGACAATCATACTCACGGGTAAAGACGTACAGAAGGCGGAGGCTAAACCAGATCCGGAACACGGCGGATATTTGGTAGAGCTTACCTTCAAATCAAGCGGTACGCAGAAATTTGCCGAAGCGACAAAGAAGTATCTCAATCAGCAAATAAGCATTTATATGGATGACAAGGAAATAACAAGCCCTGTCGTTCAAAGCGTAATTACTACAAGCACTTGCGTGATAAACAACGAAGCCAATCCGATGACCGCCGAAGAGACAAAGAAGCTTGCAAATCAGATCAACGCGGGTTCACTTCCGTTTAAGCTTGTCACCGATAACTACGGAACAATATCGCCAACACTGGGTCAAAATGCCCTTAGAGTAACTATTATCGCAGGTATTATCGCGTTTATTCTCGTATGCCTGTTTATGATACTGTACTACCGCCTACCTGGAGTAATCGCGTGTATTGCACTGCTCGGCGATATAGCAGGCTCACTGCTCTGCATATCCATTCCGCAATATACGCTGACACTGCCCGGTATAGCCGGTATCATCCTTTCCATAGGTATGGGCGTTGACGCCAACATTATTACAGGCGAAAGAATTAAAGAGGAACTCAGAGTAGGAAAGACACTTGACGGCGCTATTGATGCTGGGTTTGAAAATAGTTTCTCCGCTATTTTCGACGGCAACATCACCGTTATCATCGTAGGTTTACTGCTGATGATATTCGGTTCGGGTTCGGTTAACTCGTTCGGCTTCACCCTTATCATAGGCGTTATCTTCAACTTTATCATGGGTGTAACTGTATCGAGACTGATGCTTAAGTCCATATCAAAGTTCCCGGCATTGCGCAAGAATTTCTTATTTGGAGGTGTGCGCAATGAAGGCTGATATGAACGTCGATTTTGTAGGAAAACGCAAAATCTACTATATAATCTCGCTGTCAATAATCATTATTGGTATTCTGGCATCATTTATATTCGGTGTAAAGCTTGACATTCAGTTCAAGGGCGGCACCATTATAAAGTACAGTTATTCCGGAACGCTTGACAGGCTAAAAGCCGAAGATGTTGCCAAAAGCGTACTGAAAGATGCTCAAATTTCATCTAAGATAAATGAAGATTTTGTCACTCACAATAAGACACTGGTATTAGAGATAGACAGATCACTGAACAATGAAACTCAGGCGAGCCTCTATAAGGCAATAAGCGAAGCGTTTGCCGAGAATAATGTTCAGAAAGGTCAGTCCAATACAGTTTCTGCCTCAATGGGACGGGAAACAATCGGCAGAAGTGTGTTGGCAGTTGCACTGGCCTCAATCCTCATCATCATCTATATCGCGATAAGGTTCTGGAAAATAGGCGGCTGGCCCGCCGGTATAACGGCGTTCGCGGCGTTGCTGCATGACGTTATCGTCAGTTATGTGGCTTTCGTCGTATTGAGAATCCCGTTGAATGATAACTTCATTGCGGTCGTACTTACGATACTCGGTTATTCAATCAACGATACCATCGTTATCTATGACCGTATACGCGAAAACCGCAGGCTTTATGGCACCAAGGTCCCGTTTGCTGATGTCGTTAATAAATCAATCAACCAGTCCTTCTCAAGATCTTTCAATACCGGCCTTGCTACCTTCTTATCAATAGCAGTTCTCGCGGTATTCTCGGTTGCTTACAAGCTTGATTCGGTCACAAGCTTTGCTGTACCGATGATGATTGGCGTTATTTCCGGTTGCTATTCAACCATCTGCATAGCCGGTCCGTTGTGGGTTTCCTGGGAAACACACAAGGAAAAGAAGGCTGCTGCTGAAAAAGAAAGGCTCGCGGCCGAAAGAGAAGAGAAAAAGAAGAAACTGGAAGCATCAAAGGCAAAGAAAAAATCCAAGTAATATAAATGGGCTGCCTTGCGGCAGCCCATTTATTTTCAGCATATAGATATAATATCAGGATTTTTGCTTTTTTTCCTTTATCCCGACGTCGCAGATAACTGCCGCTACAAGCGAAAGGGCGCCGCATGAGAATGCCGCCTCTTTAGCGGCTTTTGCACAGCAAAGCATATAAATATAGTCTCCATAGCGGCCTTGGAGCAGAGTCAATATTATCGCTACAATGATTAGCCCTAATGTAAATTCTAATCCTATGTAGATAAACATGATGGCTAACTCTTCCGCGTTTTCAAATGTATTCTTAACCGCGTTCAAGATTTTCATTTCCTAACTCCTTCTTTCGAAAATCCAAAGACGTTTACAATTATGTTAACATTGACGGCGGTAATATACAATGCTAAAATAATGCCAGAGGCAAAGGAGGTTCTCATGTTCGGCGCAATTTCAACAGCTTGCCTTTATCCCCTTGAAACGGAAAAGGCCTTGTCGGAACTGCTGAAACAGGGTGTCAGGCGCTTTGAGGTATTTGCAAACTGTGA
This DNA window, taken from [Clostridium] cellulosi, encodes the following:
- a CDS encoding hypothetical protein (Family membership), whose protein sequence is MRYHYSNDVPESEKVISSDTYAKCCIMTFLASLLGIVNPVLSGFLAENVFSNFNLKGIIPTVISMITVKGTRMYLRSRVGKKLKGSMRAPLIWLQRRISRKLWWIEPMVDNWGWVGMVMTRITGGVSVQAAAFIASMITDTINTLLSLIVYYFTRNYILSVLTALVLPSLAVIPWFASKTIRYRKYKRIFHAH
- a CDS encoding putative membrane protein (Hypothetical protein), with translation MKILNAVKNTFENAEELAIMFIYIGLEFTLGLIIVAIILTLLQGRYGDYIYMLCCAKAAKEAAFSCGALSLVAAVICDVGIKEKKQKS
- a CDS encoding metallophosphoesterase (High confidence in function and specificity); protein product: MILEYALCEVISLNRVEKIKLKRYNFYSKDVPPEFENVKIVFLSDIHHGKCFSTEKLRRLVEMTNNLNPDLILLGGDYVDRDPNRIPSFFREAAAFRAPLGVMGVLGNHDRWTDGELSERCMYESGITLLDNRAVWVERGGSRIRVGGVGDLTTSNQDLAPMLEGTKDDDLMILVTHHPNYVDKLPKDKIDLILCGHTHGGQISFRGKWVPHWPGEEKLKYITGVVKKGSTTIIVSNGIGTVGPPIRIWAAPQIWEIVLKKA
- the cls gene encoding cardiolipin synthetase (High confidence in function and specificity), with amino-acid sequence MKIKRSFLIGGILALELALLLLAIWGLNQRAAYLYGAMEIISLIVVVLLIYSRDNPSYKISWAIVILVFPLFGVFIYLIAGTHYLSPGLRRMIKRAKSFGLKLRRQDPEVMQALSNEGGGYVKQARFLLTMSDKPVYKGTKAEILLPGEKMHAKMVEELKRARKFIFMEFFIIAKSEMLDDITEILKQKAREGVEVRLIYDDAGSMDGMPRGFKKMCKEYGIKTAAFNPFVPVLNKFLEYRDHRKIVVIDGDVGFTGGINIADEYINRIELHGHWYDGGICLYGSAVRNFTIMFLEMWLMITGDDLGYEKYLVSTPREDDGYVQPFNDSPFSGNVSEGAYMNIISGANRYVYIATPYLVIDHEMTITLCNMARAGVDVRIVTPHIPDKWYVYAATRGYYQQLMDCGVNIYEYAPGFIHAKMILSDDDVGIIGSVNMDYRSFYLQFEDAVWLCKNNALKQMKKEFERIFEVSIKIDPEEWKKRGVIAKLCEVLMRLFAPLM
- a CDS encoding protein-export membrane protein, SecD/SecF family (High confidence in function and specificity), with the translated sequence MLKRVGKPVIFILVLVILALTYVSFFGISYKSGDIRHTIIKGAQDIRFGIDIKGGVDVTFTPPAGTKVTRSDMEAAVQRLNQRLDALKIQDRDVYPDYTNNRIIVRYPWQSGITQQDPEEAIKELGAMSELTFKGPDGTIILTGKDVQKAEAKPDPEHGGYLVELTFKSSGTQKFAEATKKYLNQQISIYMDDKEITSPVVQSVITTSTCVINNEANPMTAEETKKLANQINAGSLPFKLVTDNYGTISPTLGQNALRVTIIAGIIAFILVCLFMILYYRLPGVIACIALLGDIAGSLLCISIPQYTLTLPGIAGIILSIGMGVDANIITGERIKEELRVGKTLDGAIDAGFENSFSAIFDGNITVIIVGLLLMIFGSGSVNSFGFTLIIGVIFNFIMGVTVSRLMLKSISKFPALRKNFLFGGVRNEG
- the ADSL gene encoding Adenylosuccinate lyase (High confidence in function and specificity); this encodes MRESYESPFSKRYASKEMQKLFSPDFKFKTWRRLWIALAKAEKALGLDITDEQIAELEAHADDINYEVAEAREKEVRHDVMSHVYAYGVQCPKAKPIIHLGATSCYVGDNTDIIIMREALKLLRGKIINVISRLSKFAMKYKDMPALAYTHLQPAQLTTVGKRATLWINDLVMDLEDLDYRLENLAMLGSKGTTGTQASFMELFDGDSEKVKKLEKLIAEEMGFNKVVPVSGQTYSRKIDSQIVNVLSGIAQSASKFSYDMRLLQNFKEMEEPFEKHQIGSSAMPYKRNPMRCERITALARYLMTDALNPAYTAATQWFERTLDDSANKRIAVAEAFLAADGILNIYMNVADDIVVYPKVIRQRVMRELPFMATENIMMSAVKKGGDRQELHERIRQHSLAASKRVKEEGLENDLLERICADKAFGLDRSEIDSLLEPEKYTGRAPQQVVEFITERVQPILDANKDVLGETTELSV
- a CDS encoding protein-export membrane protein SecF (High confidence in function and specificity) — translated: MKADMNVDFVGKRKIYYIISLSIIIIGILASFIFGVKLDIQFKGGTIIKYSYSGTLDRLKAEDVAKSVLKDAQISSKINEDFVTHNKTLVLEIDRSLNNETQASLYKAISEAFAENNVQKGQSNTVSASMGRETIGRSVLAVALASILIIIYIAIRFWKIGGWPAGITAFAALLHDVIVSYVAFVVLRIPLNDNFIAVVLTILGYSINDTIVIYDRIRENRRLYGTKVPFADVVNKSINQSFSRSFNTGLATFLSIAVLAVFSVAYKLDSVTSFAVPMMIGVISGCYSTICIAGPLWVSWETHKEKKAAAEKERLAAEREEKKKKLEASKAKKKSK